In Jeotgalibaca arthritidis, a single genomic region encodes these proteins:
- a CDS encoding VOC family protein — translation MTHILGHHHISMMTKSGDANTDFYQNILGLRRAKVSVNQNNPEMYHLFFGDKTASPGIDLTFFENQKLGQTHRGTNAVTRIGLIVDKEDSLTYWQDRFDEFGVIHSGRTTYTQRPAILFEDFEGLRLALIVGDGQQADFWESWEESSVPYDHQIRGMAVVEWTVESLQASKLVLVDLFTYQQVYQTENTALFQAQEGKMNGEILLVEQDGPKEKPGKGSVHHIAIRVEDKQALDYWQERITDFGFKVVARHDRFYFESLYFREANGIMIELATDDPGFTVDRAVEDLGKELDLPPFLNDQRQAIMEKLNPLKGIKE, via the coding sequence ATGACACACATACTCGGACACCACCACATTTCTATGATGACTAAAAGTGGCGATGCAAACACAGACTTTTATCAAAACATATTAGGACTTAGACGCGCTAAAGTGAGCGTTAATCAAAATAACCCAGAAATGTATCATCTCTTTTTTGGTGATAAGACAGCTAGTCCAGGAATTGATTTAACCTTTTTTGAAAATCAAAAACTGGGACAAACGCATAGAGGGACTAATGCAGTGACACGGATTGGATTAATTGTGGATAAGGAAGACAGTTTGACCTATTGGCAAGATCGTTTTGATGAGTTTGGTGTCATTCACAGTGGAAGAACGACTTATACACAGCGACCAGCCATTTTGTTTGAAGATTTTGAAGGGTTACGCCTAGCGCTTATCGTTGGAGACGGTCAACAAGCTGATTTTTGGGAATCGTGGGAAGAATCAAGTGTTCCCTACGACCATCAGATTAGAGGGATGGCAGTGGTAGAATGGACTGTGGAAAGCTTACAGGCGTCTAAGCTAGTCTTAGTAGATTTGTTTACTTATCAACAGGTCTATCAGACCGAAAATACAGCTCTCTTCCAAGCTCAAGAAGGAAAAATGAATGGTGAGATTCTCTTAGTGGAGCAAGACGGTCCAAAAGAGAAACCAGGCAAGGGCAGTGTTCACCATATCGCTATTCGTGTCGAAGATAAGCAGGCACTGGACTATTGGCAAGAGCGTATTACTGATTTTGGATTTAAAGTGGTTGCGCGTCATGACCGTTTTTATTTTGAGAGTCTCTATTTTAGAGAAGCAAATGGTATTATGATTGAGCTAGCCACTGATGATCCTGGCTTTACGGTGGATAGAGCTGTGGAAGACCTAGGTAAAGAGTTAGATTTGCCACCATTTCTAAATGACCAACGCCAAGCGATTATGGAAAAACTTAATCCATTAAAAGGGATTAAGGAATAA
- a CDS encoding energy-coupling factor ABC transporter ATP-binding protein has product MEEIIQLNQITFTYSEDDLRPALNDVSFSINKGEWIAIIGPNGSGKSTLAKTINGLVEAKSGDVVIGGITLSEETVWDVRRKVGMVFQNPDNQFVGSTVQDDIAFGLENIGVPREEMVERVLKSVEAVNMSEFLDKEPARLSGGQKQRVAIAGIIALAPDIIILDEATTMLDPKGRREVIETIQRIKEEENLTVISITHDIDEAAKANRIFVMEAGQLKQIGTPEEIFAVGADIIDMGLDIPFPEKLKYQLKRQGLDVPETYLTEEGMVDWLWTLYSKM; this is encoded by the coding sequence ATGGAAGAAATAATCCAACTAAATCAGATAACTTTTACATACTCAGAAGACGATTTACGTCCTGCCTTAAATGATGTCTCATTCTCAATCAACAAAGGAGAATGGATTGCCATTATTGGACCAAACGGCTCAGGTAAATCGACACTAGCTAAGACTATTAATGGACTTGTTGAGGCCAAATCAGGGGACGTTGTGATTGGTGGCATCACACTATCAGAGGAAACGGTATGGGATGTTCGTCGTAAAGTCGGCATGGTATTCCAAAATCCCGATAACCAGTTTGTCGGATCAACCGTTCAAGATGACATTGCCTTTGGTTTAGAAAATATCGGTGTACCACGCGAAGAAATGGTAGAGCGTGTTTTAAAATCAGTAGAGGCTGTTAATATGTCTGAATTTTTAGATAAAGAACCTGCTCGTTTATCAGGTGGGCAGAAACAACGGGTTGCGATTGCAGGCATTATTGCACTAGCACCAGATATTATTATTTTAGATGAAGCAACGACTATGCTCGATCCAAAAGGCCGCCGTGAGGTTATTGAAACCATTCAACGAATTAAGGAAGAAGAAAACTTAACGGTTATTTCCATTACCCATGATATTGACGAGGCTGCTAAGGCGAATCGTATTTTTGTTATGGAGGCAGGCCAATTAAAACAAATTGGAACGCCAGAGGAAATCTTTGCGGTAGGAGCAGATATTATTGATATGGGACTGGATATTCCGTTCCCAGAAAAATTGAAATATCAATTAAAACGTCAAGGATTAGACGTACCTGAAACATACTTGACTGAAGAAGGGATGGTGGATTGGCTATGGACATTATATTCCAAGATGTAG
- a CDS encoding energy-coupling factor ABC transporter ATP-binding protein, with amino-acid sequence MDIIFQDVGFAYSAGSPFESRALYDVSLQIPDGSYTALIGHTGSGKSTVTQHLNALLKPTEGSVTIGDRVITKETSNKNLKFLRKKVGIVFQFPESQLFEETIAKDIAFGPMNFGVSEAEAMETVRKVLPLVGLDETFMERSPFDLSGGQMRRVAIAGVLAMNPEVLVLDEPTAGLDPAGRREIMNMFYRLHKEQNISIVLVTHQMDDVATYADHVIIMEKGTVVKMGPPEEIFLDEQWLVDKQLGLPASLQFMQMFSQKTGIEFGDLRPLGTEKLAEVIVAKLKEEGGLDA; translated from the coding sequence ATGGACATTATATTCCAAGATGTAGGATTTGCTTACTCAGCCGGCTCACCCTTTGAAAGTCGTGCTCTTTATGATGTTAGCTTGCAAATTCCAGATGGCTCCTATACGGCTTTAATTGGCCATACAGGAAGTGGGAAATCAACGGTAACCCAACATTTAAACGCTCTGTTAAAACCAACAGAAGGCAGCGTTACAATCGGAGACCGTGTGATTACTAAGGAAACAAGCAATAAAAACTTGAAATTCCTACGTAAAAAAGTAGGGATTGTTTTCCAGTTTCCTGAATCGCAACTCTTTGAAGAGACCATTGCTAAGGATATTGCCTTTGGACCAATGAACTTTGGTGTCTCAGAAGCAGAAGCTATGGAAACAGTTCGCAAAGTACTGCCATTAGTAGGCCTAGACGAGACGTTTATGGAGCGTTCACCCTTTGACCTATCCGGTGGGCAAATGCGCCGTGTGGCTATTGCAGGGGTTTTAGCGATGAATCCAGAAGTTCTTGTCTTAGACGAGCCAACAGCTGGGCTTGATCCTGCTGGTCGCCGTGAAATTATGAATATGTTCTACCGATTACATAAAGAACAAAACATTTCGATTGTGCTAGTGACTCACCAAATGGATGACGTAGCTACTTATGCAGACCATGTTATTATTATGGAAAAAGGAACTGTTGTGAAGATGGGACCGCCAGAAGAGATTTTCTTGGATGAACAGTGGCTAGTGGATAAGCAATTAGGCTTACCGGCATCCTTGCAATTCATGCAAATGTTTAGCCAGAAAACAGGCATTGAATTTGGCGATTTAAGACCACTTGGAACAGAAAAATTAGCTGAAGTGATTGTGGCTAAGCTGAAGGAAGAAGGTGGGTTGGATGCTTGA
- a CDS encoding DNA-directed RNA polymerase subunit alpha, whose product MIEIEKPRIETIEISEDATFGKFVVEPLERGYGTTLGNSLRRILLSSLPGNAVSTIQIDGVLHEFSTIDGVLEDVTQIILNIKQLALKFYTNEDKTIEIDVKGPAVVTAADINHDSDVEVLNPDLYICTVAEGAQFHVRMDAKNGRGYVRSEHNKTEDMPIGVIPVDSIFTPVHKVNYQVENTRIGQKNVYDKLTLDVWTNGSVSPEEAVSLAAKILTEHLNIFVNLTDEARKVEVMVEKEETQKEKMLEMTIEELDLSVRSYNCLKRAGINTIQELTNKSEAEMIKVRNLGRKSLEEVKNKLDELELSLRQDD is encoded by the coding sequence ATGATCGAAATTGAAAAACCAAGAATTGAAACGATTGAGATCAGCGAGGATGCTACATTTGGCAAATTCGTTGTAGAACCACTTGAACGGGGATATGGGACAACACTTGGTAACTCATTACGTCGTATTTTATTATCTTCATTACCAGGTAATGCAGTATCTACTATTCAAATTGATGGCGTTCTGCATGAATTCTCAACCATTGATGGTGTGTTAGAAGATGTGACTCAAATCATCTTAAACATTAAACAATTGGCTTTGAAATTCTATACCAATGAAGACAAGACAATCGAGATTGACGTAAAAGGTCCAGCAGTTGTAACTGCTGCTGATATCAATCACGACAGTGATGTAGAAGTATTAAACCCTGATTTATATATTTGTACCGTTGCTGAAGGTGCACAGTTCCATGTGCGTATGGATGCAAAAAATGGCCGTGGTTATGTTCGTTCAGAACATAATAAAACGGAAGACATGCCAATTGGTGTTATTCCAGTTGACTCGATTTTTACTCCTGTACATAAAGTAAATTATCAAGTTGAAAATACTCGCATCGGTCAAAAGAACGTATATGATAAATTAACTTTGGACGTATGGACTAATGGTTCAGTAAGCCCAGAGGAAGCAGTTAGTTTAGCTGCTAAAATCCTGACAGAGCATTTAAACATCTTTGTAAATCTAACTGACGAAGCTCGCAAGGTTGAAGTAATGGTAGAAAAAGAAGAGACTCAAAAAGAGAAAATGCTTGAGATGACAATTGAAGAATTAGACTTGTCTGTTCGTTCATATAACTGTCTGAAACGTGCAGGAATCAATACGATTCAAGAACTGACTAATAAATCAGAAGCAGAAATGATTAAAGTGCGTAATCTAGGACGTAAATCACTTGAAGAAGTGAAAAACAAGTTGGATGAACTTGAGCTAAGTTTACGCCAAGATGATTAG
- the rplQ gene encoding 50S ribosomal protein L17, giving the protein MAYRKLGRTSSQRKAMLRDLTTDLIINERIVTTEARAKEIRKTVEKMITLGKRGDLHARRMAAQFVRNEVADVREENEEIVVETALQKLFSGLAERYAERQGGYTRIMKTEPRRGDAAPMVIIELV; this is encoded by the coding sequence ATGGCTTACCGTAAATTAGGACGTACAAGTTCTCAAAGAAAAGCAATGCTACGCGATCTAACGACTGATCTAATTATCAACGAACGTATCGTAACGACTGAAGCTCGCGCTAAAGAAATTCGTAAAACTGTTGAAAAAATGATTACTTTAGGTAAACGCGGAGACTTGCATGCTCGTCGTATGGCTGCACAGTTCGTACGTAACGAAGTTGCTGATGTTCGTGAAGAAAACGAAGAAATCGTTGTCGAAACAGCATTGCAAAAACTATTCAGTGGCTTGGCTGAGCGTTATGCAGAACGTCAAGGTGGATACACTCGTATCATGAAAACTGAACCACGCCGCGGAGACGCAGCACCAATGGTTATCATTGAATTAGTTTAA
- a CDS encoding energy-coupling factor transporter transmembrane component T family protein, which translates to MLDKLLFGRYIQGDSYVHKMDPRAKLIGAFYFIIVIFLANNWLTYLAMTLFTFLCVYLSDIPFKVFLNGVKPLIWLIAFTVVLQVLFTTGGETYFSWGIINITSFGLLNGAFIFMRFVLIIFMSTLLTLTTMPLSLTDAIETLLGPLKRFKMPVHEIALMLSIALRFVPTLMDEATKIMNAQRARGVDFGEGNIIQQMKAVTPILVPLFVSSFNRADELANAMEARGYQGGEGRTKYRQLHWQNRDTMAMVSFGLLTVLLIVLRG; encoded by the coding sequence ATGCTTGATAAGTTACTATTTGGACGTTATATCCAAGGCGATTCTTATGTGCATAAGATGGATCCACGTGCTAAACTAATAGGTGCCTTCTACTTTATTATTGTTATTTTCCTAGCTAATAACTGGCTGACTTATTTAGCCATGACCTTATTTACCTTTTTATGTGTCTATTTATCGGATATTCCTTTTAAAGTGTTTCTTAATGGTGTAAAACCACTGATCTGGTTAATCGCCTTTACGGTTGTCTTGCAAGTGTTGTTTACAACCGGTGGGGAAACGTATTTTAGTTGGGGAATTATTAATATTACCTCCTTTGGATTATTAAACGGAGCTTTTATTTTTATGCGCTTTGTCTTAATTATTTTTATGTCGACCTTGTTGACCTTAACGACGATGCCATTATCCTTAACCGATGCGATTGAAACCTTATTAGGACCATTGAAACGCTTCAAAATGCCAGTTCATGAGATTGCTTTGATGTTGTCAATTGCTTTGCGCTTTGTGCCGACATTGATGGATGAAGCAACCAAAATCATGAATGCCCAACGAGCAAGAGGAGTCGATTTTGGAGAAGGCAATATTATTCAACAAATGAAGGCAGTCACACCTATTTTGGTTCCGCTGTTTGTAAGTTCCTTTAACCGTGCTGACGAATTAGCTAACGCGATGGAAGCGCGTGGTTACCAAGGTGGCGAAGGCCGAACAAAATACCGTCAACTCCATTGGCAAAACCGCGACACTATGGCGATGGTTAGCTTTGGGTTGTTGACCGTATTACTTATTGTATTAAGAGGATAA